The nucleotide sequence AAAAAATCGGGTTCAGTCACCATTTCACACCTGCGGTTTGGCTCGCGACCGATTCGTTCCCCTTATCTGATTAGCCAGGCCAATTTTGTTGCCTGTCACCAACCCACCTTCTTGGAGCGCTATTCTGCTGAAAGCTGCCAGGCAGGCACCTATGACATGCTCCAGTACATGGTTCCAGGGGGCACGTTTTTGCTCAACACGCCCTACAGTGCTGAAGAGGTTTGGCACCATTTACCCCCATTAATCCAGCAGCAGATGGTCGATAAACGGCTGAAGTTTTATGTCATCAATGCCTATAAGGTCGCTCGCGACAACGGCATGGGCGGGCGGATCAACACAGTGATGCAGGTTTGTTTCTTCGCGGTGTCTGGGGTTCTGGAGAAAGAAGCGGCGATCGCCCAAATTAAACAGTCCATCCGCAAAACCTATGGCAAAAAAGGGGATGAAATCGTTCAAATGAACCTGAACGCAGTCGATCAAACCCTGGAACATCTGTATGAAGTGACTGTACCCGAAAGAGAAGAATTCAGCCCAACTGCCCCACCTTCCTCCTCTCCCCCATCCTCCTCCCCCCTGACCACGGCTCCGCCATTCGTTCGCGAAGTCCTGGGCAGGATGATTGCTGGCTGTGGAGACCAGCTTCCGGTGAGTGCCCTACCTCAGGACGGCACCTATCCCACGGGCACCGCCCGCTATGAAAAGCGCAATATTGCTCAGGAAATTCCGGTGTGGGATCCCAATGTCTGCGTCCAGTGCGGTAAGTGCGTGATGGTGTGTCCGCATAGCGTGATTCGCAGTAAAGTCTATGACTCCCAGGTGCTAGAAAATGCCCCAGCTACCTTTAAGCACACCAATGCCAGAGATCATGATTGGCAGGGGTTACAGTTTACGATCCAGGTTGCCCCGGAGGATTGCACAGGGTGTGGCATTTGTGTCGATGTTTGCCCAGCCAGGAATAAATCTCAACCCCGTTTGAAGGCCATTAACATGGAGCCACAGCCCCCGCTGCGGGAGGCAGAACAGACTAATTGGGAATACTTTCTGAGTCTGCCAAACCCCGATCGCCTGCTGCTCAATCTGCACAAAATCAGTCATCAGCAAATGCAGGAGCCGTTGTTTGAGTTTTCCGGTGCCTGCGCTGGTTGTGGAGAGACGCCCTATCTCAAATTACTGAGCCAGTTGTTTGGCGATCGCGCCCTGATTGCTAATGCCACGGGCTGTTCTTCCATCTATGGGGGCAACCTGCCCACCACCCCCTGGACACACAACGCCGAAGGTCGTGGACCCACCTGGTCAAATTCCCTGTTTGAAGACAATGCTGAATTTGGGTTGGGCTTTCGCGTGTCGATTGACAAGCAGCGGGAATTTGCAGGCGAACTATTGCGGCAATTAGCAGTACCCATCGGTGAAGAACTGGTGGACGCCATTTTGAATGCCTCTCAACAAACCGAAGTGGATATCTATGAACAACGTGAATGGGTTAGTTTGCTGAAACGACGGTTAGAGGAATTGCTCCATGACAGCCACGATCCTACATTGGAAACCCAGCTTCTAAAATCCAAACTCCAGCATCTGAAAGCCCTTGCCGACGTGTTTGTGAAAAAGAGTATCTGGATTGTGGGTGGCGATGGTTGGGCCTATGACATTGGCTTTGGTGGGTTGGATCATGTTCTGGCAAGTGGGCGGAATGTCAATGTGCTGGTTCTGGACACGGAAGTGTACTCCAACACAGGTGGGCAGATGTCGAAGTCAACTCCTCGTGGAGCCGTGGCTAAATTTGCTGCCGGAGGCAAACCTGCGTCTAAGAAAGATCTGGGTCTGATTGCAATGACCTATGGAAATGTTTATGTTGCTAGTGTGGCAATGGGAGCCAGGGATGAACACACCCTCCGGGCATTTCTGGAAGCAGAGGCTTATGATGGTCCATCGCTGATCATTGCCTACAGTCATTGCATTGCCCATGGAATTGACATGAGTACGGCGATGCAGAATCAAAAGGCAGCCGTGGATACCGGGCGGTGGTTGCTCTATCGATTCAATCCCGATCGCCGCGATCGCGGTGAAAATCCTTTGCAATTGGACTCCCATGCTCCCAAACTTCCAGTTGAGCGCTCCATGTATCTGGAAAACCGATTCAAAATGTTGACCAAGAGCCAGCCAGAAGTAGCAAAACAACTGCTGGAAGAAGCACAACAGGATATCAACACGCGCTGGCAGATGTACCAGTATCTTGCGGCTCGACCCATTGAGGCGCTACGGGAGGAAAGGAACCATGTCTGAACATGATATTGCAGACTGTCCTGCGTGTAAGATGCGTGACTACGTGCTGAAAGAAGATGGTCACTGGGTTTGCTTACATTGTGGCCACACTCAAAAAATGCCGGAAACTGAACCCGAATCTGATTTGAATTTTGCCACGTTGCTGTTTGGCGCATTCATTACCGCCTTAATTCTATTTGGTTTATTGTCGCTGTAATGATTGTTGCTTTGAATTACGTTGCCAATATCAACAGCCACTATCAATGGATGGAAGGGAGAATACGCAATGGATTTAACGACAACCTATATGGGACTGAGGCTGCGATCGCCCCTGGTTCCTGCTGCATCCCCACTTTCAGAAGATATCGACAACATCAAACGTATGGAAGATGCAGGGGCGGCAGCGGTTGTCATGCATTCCCTGTTTGAAGAGCAGTTGCGGTTAGAGCGTTATGAATTGCACCATCATTTAACCTATGGGACGGAGAGTTTTCCCGAAGCACTCACCTATTTCCCTGAGTTAAGTAACTTTCGGATTGATGCAGAAACCTATCTCGACCACATTCAGCGTGCCAAGCAACAGGTGAAAATCCCAATTATTGCGAGTTTGAATGGGGCATCAGTCGGTGGATGGACGAGCTACGCCGGGCAAATTGAGCAGGCAGGAGCCGATGCCCTGGAACTGAATGTGTACTATGTGCCAACTGATGCCAGTTTGACTGGAACTCAGATTGAGCAAACCTATCTCGACATTCTTCAGGCTGTAAAAACAGCAGTTACCATTCCAGTGGCGATTAAGCTCAGCCCTTACTTCACCAACATGGCATACATGGCACAGCGTCTGGATCGGGCGGGAGCAAATGCCTTAGTGTTGTTTAACCGTTTCTATCAGCCAGACATTAACCTGGATACGCTGACCGTAGAACCCAATGTGCTGCTGAGTACACCCCAGGCAATGCGGTTGCCCCTGCGCTGGATTGCCATTCTTTACGGTCACCTCAATGCCAGCTTGGCCGCTACCAGTGGCATTCACACAGGACAGGATGTGCTGAAAATGTTGATGGCAGGCGCCAGCGTAACCATGCTGTGCTCAGTGTTGTTGCGCCACGGCATCCGCCATATCCAGACGATTGAGCAGGATATGTGCCATTGGATGGAAACCCATGAGTATGAGTCAGTCCAGCAACTGCAAGGAAGTATGAGCCAGAGACATTGTCCAAATCCCACTGCCTTTGAACGCGCTCAGTATATGCGATCGCTCCAGACCTACCAATGAGCCAGAATCTTCATCATTGCTGGGTTAAGTAGGAGAAATGCAATGAATCATCGGATCGCTGAGAACGTAGGAAACTTTGTGAGATAAGAAAGCACGGACAATCCCCACGTATTCGGTGATGATAGTTTGGTCACCTGCGATCACCGTTTCACAACTGGCAAGACTGACCAGTTGGCAAGTCTGGAGGGATGGGTCAAGAACATAAATATCTCCCACTGTCAGTAAATCTCTATCCGCCAGTGCCACTAGACAATGGCGGTGTCCGAGAAGCAGTTGCCGCATGGCATCGTCGCTAGTGGTGGGGATTTCTTCCTGGTCTTGCCAGCGCAATAGCCATGTCATCCCAGTTCTTGTCCAATTCAGCGGTTTCTAGCGCTTTCAGTTCAGTTTTCCAGCATCTTGTTTGCAAAGTTCTCCCAGTCTAACGGAATGAATTCAAGAACCCGCCACTCTCTATGGAAATTAAATTTTTGTTATTCAAGGTTCCCAAACCCTGACTTCTGTGGCTAGCCAAACCCGTCAATTCGGCATAA is from Leptothermofonsia sichuanensis E412 and encodes:
- the nifJ gene encoding pyruvate:ferredoxin (flavodoxin) oxidoreductase, which encodes MANSKQRTYATIDGNEAVAQIAYQLNEVIAIYPITPSTPMGEWADVWTSENKPNLWGTVPSIVEMQSEAGVAGTIHGSLQTGALTTTFTASQGLLLMIPNMYKIAGELTPTVFHVAARSLAAQALSIFGDHSDVMATRATGFALLCSASVQEAQDFALIAQAATLQSRIPFLHFFDGFRTSHEIAKIERLDQAVLRSLIDEQFIHAHRARALSPDHPVLRGTAQNPDVYFQARETVNPFYAACPNVVQTVMDQFGQLTGRTYHLFDYHGATDAERVIVLMGSGCEAVHETVDYLNDRGEKVGVVKVRLYRPFDVQRLVDALPESVTAIAVLDRTKEPGSSGEPLYLDVINAIHETHLKSNIQHLKTIVGGRYGLSSKEFTPAMIKGVFDNLAAAEPKNHFTIGINDDVTHTSLSYDPEFSIESDNVVRAIFFGLGSDGTVGANKNSIKIIGEETDNYAQGYFVYDSKKSGSVTISHLRFGSRPIRSPYLISQANFVACHQPTFLERYSAESCQAGTYDMLQYMVPGGTFLLNTPYSAEEVWHHLPPLIQQQMVDKRLKFYVINAYKVARDNGMGGRINTVMQVCFFAVSGVLEKEAAIAQIKQSIRKTYGKKGDEIVQMNLNAVDQTLEHLYEVTVPEREEFSPTAPPSSSPPSSSPLTTAPPFVREVLGRMIAGCGDQLPVSALPQDGTYPTGTARYEKRNIAQEIPVWDPNVCVQCGKCVMVCPHSVIRSKVYDSQVLENAPATFKHTNARDHDWQGLQFTIQVAPEDCTGCGICVDVCPARNKSQPRLKAINMEPQPPLREAEQTNWEYFLSLPNPDRLLLNLHKISHQQMQEPLFEFSGACAGCGETPYLKLLSQLFGDRALIANATGCSSIYGGNLPTTPWTHNAEGRGPTWSNSLFEDNAEFGLGFRVSIDKQREFAGELLRQLAVPIGEELVDAILNASQQTEVDIYEQREWVSLLKRRLEELLHDSHDPTLETQLLKSKLQHLKALADVFVKKSIWIVGGDGWAYDIGFGGLDHVLASGRNVNVLVLDTEVYSNTGGQMSKSTPRGAVAKFAAGGKPASKKDLGLIAMTYGNVYVASVAMGARDEHTLRAFLEAEAYDGPSLIIAYSHCIAHGIDMSTAMQNQKAAVDTGRWLLYRFNPDRRDRGENPLQLDSHAPKLPVERSMYLENRFKMLTKSQPEVAKQLLEEAQQDINTRWQMYQYLAARPIEALREERNHV
- a CDS encoding dihydroorotate dehydrogenase-like protein, which codes for MDLTTTYMGLRLRSPLVPAASPLSEDIDNIKRMEDAGAAAVVMHSLFEEQLRLERYELHHHLTYGTESFPEALTYFPELSNFRIDAETYLDHIQRAKQQVKIPIIASLNGASVGGWTSYAGQIEQAGADALELNVYYVPTDASLTGTQIEQTYLDILQAVKTAVTIPVAIKLSPYFTNMAYMAQRLDRAGANALVLFNRFYQPDINLDTLTVEPNVLLSTPQAMRLPLRWIAILYGHLNASLAATSGIHTGQDVLKMLMAGASVTMLCSVLLRHGIRHIQTIEQDMCHWMETHEYESVQQLQGSMSQRHCPNPTAFERAQYMRSLQTYQ
- a CDS encoding CHAT domain-containing protein, producing MTWLLRWQDQEEIPTTSDDAMRQLLLGHRHCLVALADRDLLTVGDIYVLDPSLQTCQLVSLASCETVIAGDQTIITEYVGIVRAFLSHKVSYVLSDPMIHCISPT